From Pseudomonas alcaligenes, a single genomic window includes:
- a CDS encoding cupin domain-containing protein, with product MLPKVTTLLPPPTAEGEEQFFPLLQSDALRLEQIISHGQASPAGFWYDQPTPEWVALLRGTASLEFADGSLALTAGDALLIPAQCRHRVAACSADAIWLALHFQP from the coding sequence ATGCTACCCAAGGTGACGACTCTGCTGCCGCCCCCGACCGCTGAGGGGGAAGAGCAATTCTTCCCCCTGCTGCAAAGCGATGCGCTGCGCCTGGAGCAGATCATCTCCCACGGCCAGGCCAGCCCTGCCGGCTTCTGGTACGACCAGCCCACGCCGGAGTGGGTCGCCCTGCTGCGCGGCACTGCCAGCCTGGAGTTCGCCGACGGCAGCCTGGCACTGACGGCCGGCGATGCCCTGCTAATTCCCGCCCAGTGCCGGCACCGGGTCGCCGCCTGCTCGGCCGACGCCATCTGGCTGGCCCTGCACTTCCAGCCCTGA
- a CDS encoding DUF2846 domain-containing protein, whose amino-acid sequence MRRLPTLLPLLFLLAACAGPGYFEAVPPSNSNKAVVYLYRPEADNPGRQPLRYSYPDVLIDEQSVGTLEFNSHRRVELAPGRHSLRITGLTRQAKWEPRDIKQEFSVAAGETKYLKLDVRFNLSEMTLGSPGPSYLIHVRPMRADDAVYEIRNTAPQNP is encoded by the coding sequence ATGCGCCGACTGCCCACCCTACTCCCCCTCCTATTCCTGCTCGCCGCCTGCGCCGGCCCTGGTTACTTCGAGGCAGTGCCGCCGAGTAACTCGAACAAGGCCGTCGTCTACCTGTATCGCCCCGAAGCGGACAACCCCGGCCGGCAACCGCTGCGTTACTCCTACCCGGACGTACTGATCGACGAACAGAGCGTCGGCACCCTGGAGTTCAACTCCCACCGCCGCGTCGAGCTGGCGCCAGGCCGCCACAGCCTGCGCATCACCGGTCTGACCCGCCAGGCCAAGTGGGAACCGCGCGACATCAAGCAGGAGTTCAGCGTCGCCGCCGGGGAAACCAAGTACCTCAAGCTCGACGTGCGCTTCAACCTGAGCGAGATGACCCTGGGCAGCCCCGGCCCCAGCTACCTGATCCACGTCCGGCCGATGCGCGCCGACGACGCCGTCTACGAGATCCGCAATACCGCACCGCAAAATCCATAG
- a CDS encoding DUF1883 domain-containing protein, with protein sequence MKFIHQREQLNEDDIVVIQCSQPCNIRLMNDANFRSFKNGGRHTYHGGAFDKFPAKITVPSSGFWNITLDTVTRRAVSVTRKPKLEYSIKFVRRSS encoded by the coding sequence ATGAAATTCATCCACCAACGCGAGCAGCTCAACGAAGACGACATCGTCGTCATCCAGTGTTCGCAGCCCTGCAACATCCGTCTGATGAACGATGCGAACTTCCGCAGCTTCAAGAACGGCGGCCGCCATACCTACCACGGCGGTGCCTTCGACAAATTCCCGGCGAAGATCACCGTGCCCAGCAGCGGCTTCTGGAACATCACCCTGGACACCGTCACCCGCCGCGCGGTCAGCGTGACGCGCAAGCCGAAGCTGGAATACTCGATCAAGTTCGTCCGCCGCTCCAGCTGA